One genomic region from Burkholderia latens encodes:
- a CDS encoding tetratricopeptide repeat protein has translation MDDSNDFLIPLMPPLLALLGQAADARARGEHAAHALWLAAAGHLHAVDMAALAQLTATLIARQRAGDALALAECAARVHPGADARFNHGYALQMLGRHADAIAPYRAAHALDPGWPSLRNNLAIALRLSGGDRSEEIALLETAVDADPHDVQAWINLVVARLATQDLDGALVCAARLAEIAPDNALALNNIAMAMKEAQRWDDAERYAARACELAPDDASFRFNLAIIQLVRGNYAAGWRGHEARWDGAGELRGRRPALPGPRWHGEPLARKTLLLWGEQGLGDVLQFARFVAPLAERVHREGGRLAWNTFPQVATLMQRSLGAHVDAFSAGGGVDELPRFDCEVPLIGLPLMLGMETSTLGASVPYLHADPALSDAWRARLAGEGRLKVGLVWTGSAGHQRNPFRRVGLERYADAFRGVDNVAFYSLQPGADADVAAARAAGFAIEDFTAELRSFDDTAAFIGALDLVITVCTSVAHLAGGLGARTWVLLDVNPHWPWLLERTDSPWYPTATLYRQPRFGDWDAVLGAVTGGLRRLIATRT, from the coding sequence ATGGACGATTCGAACGACTTCCTCATTCCGCTGATGCCGCCGCTGCTCGCATTGCTCGGGCAGGCGGCCGATGCACGCGCGCGCGGCGAACACGCTGCGCACGCGCTGTGGCTCGCCGCGGCCGGCCATCTGCATGCGGTCGACATGGCCGCGCTCGCGCAGCTCACCGCGACGCTCATCGCGCGGCAGCGCGCGGGCGATGCGCTCGCGCTGGCCGAATGCGCGGCGCGCGTGCATCCGGGCGCCGATGCCCGCTTCAATCACGGCTACGCGTTGCAGATGCTCGGCCGCCATGCCGATGCGATCGCGCCGTACCGTGCTGCCCATGCGCTCGATCCGGGCTGGCCGTCGCTGCGCAACAACCTCGCGATTGCGCTGCGGCTGTCGGGCGGCGATCGCAGCGAAGAAATCGCGCTGCTGGAGACGGCCGTCGACGCCGATCCGCACGACGTACAGGCGTGGATCAACCTGGTCGTCGCGCGCCTCGCGACGCAGGACCTCGACGGCGCACTCGTGTGTGCGGCGCGGCTCGCGGAGATCGCGCCCGACAACGCGCTCGCGCTGAACAACATCGCGATGGCGATGAAGGAGGCGCAGCGCTGGGACGACGCCGAGCGCTACGCGGCGCGCGCGTGCGAGCTTGCGCCTGACGACGCGTCGTTCCGTTTCAACCTTGCGATCATCCAGCTCGTGCGCGGCAACTACGCGGCCGGCTGGCGCGGCCACGAGGCGCGCTGGGACGGCGCGGGCGAATTGCGCGGCCGCCGGCCGGCGCTGCCCGGGCCGCGCTGGCACGGCGAGCCGCTCGCGCGCAAGACACTGCTCCTGTGGGGCGAGCAGGGGCTCGGCGACGTGCTGCAGTTCGCGCGTTTCGTCGCGCCGCTCGCCGAGCGTGTGCACCGCGAAGGCGGGCGACTCGCATGGAACACGTTTCCGCAGGTCGCCACGCTGATGCAGCGCAGCCTCGGCGCGCACGTGGACGCATTCAGCGCGGGCGGCGGTGTCGACGAATTGCCCCGGTTCGATTGCGAAGTGCCGCTGATTGGCTTGCCGCTGATGCTCGGAATGGAGACGTCGACGCTCGGCGCGTCGGTGCCGTACCTGCATGCCGATCCGGCCCTGAGTGACGCGTGGCGTGCGCGGCTCGCGGGAGAAGGCCGGCTGAAGGTCGGTCTCGTGTGGACGGGCAGTGCCGGGCATCAGCGCAATCCGTTCCGCCGCGTCGGCCTCGAACGCTATGCCGATGCGTTTCGCGGCGTCGACAACGTCGCGTTCTATTCGCTGCAGCCTGGCGCGGACGCGGACGTGGCCGCGGCGCGCGCGGCCGGGTTCGCGATCGAGGACTTCACCGCGGAACTGCGCAGTTTCGACGACACAGCCGCATTCATCGGCGCGCTGGACCTGGTGATCACGGTGTGCACGTCGGTCGCGCATCTGGCGGGCGGCCTTGGCGCACGCACGTGGGTGCTGCTCGACGTGAATCCACACTGGCCGTGGCTGCTCGAACGCACGGACAGCCCGTGGTATCCGACCGCGACGCTGTATCGGCAGCCGCGGTTCGGCGATTGGGACGCGGTGTTGGGGGCGGTGACCGGCGGTTTGCGACGACTGATTGCAACGCGGACATGA
- the glyQ gene encoding glycine--tRNA ligase subunit alpha produces MLTFQQIILTLQSYWDKQGCALLQPIDMEVGAGTSHVHTFLRAVGPEPWRAAYVQPSRRPKDGRYGENPNRLQHYYQYQVVLKPAPENILDLYLGSLEALGFDLKQNDVRFVEDDWENPTLGAWGLGWEVWLNGMEVTQFTYFQQVGGLDCKPVLGEITYGLERLAMYLQKVENVYDLVWTEWEEQGPNGPELRRLSYGDVYHQNEVEQSTYNFEHANVDLLFTFFNSYEAEAKKMIDAQLALPAYELVLKAGHTFNLLDARGAISVTERAAYIGRIRALSRLVAQAYYDSREKLGFPMLGNPPGVPGLTTDAQDAAQPAWAPPLKVERKIDQD; encoded by the coding sequence ATGCTTACGTTTCAGCAAATCATCCTGACGCTGCAGTCCTACTGGGACAAGCAGGGTTGCGCTCTGCTCCAGCCCATCGACATGGAAGTCGGTGCGGGCACGTCGCACGTCCACACGTTCCTGCGCGCGGTCGGCCCCGAGCCGTGGCGCGCCGCGTACGTGCAGCCGTCGCGCCGCCCGAAGGACGGCCGCTACGGCGAGAACCCGAACCGCCTGCAGCACTACTACCAGTATCAGGTCGTGCTGAAGCCGGCGCCGGAGAACATCCTCGACCTGTACCTCGGCTCGCTCGAAGCGCTGGGCTTCGACCTGAAGCAGAACGACGTGCGCTTCGTCGAGGACGACTGGGAGAACCCGACGCTCGGCGCGTGGGGCCTCGGCTGGGAAGTGTGGCTGAACGGGATGGAAGTCACGCAGTTCACGTATTTCCAGCAGGTCGGCGGCCTCGACTGCAAGCCGGTGCTCGGCGAGATCACGTACGGCCTCGAGCGCCTCGCGATGTACCTGCAGAAGGTCGAGAACGTGTACGACCTCGTGTGGACCGAGTGGGAGGAGCAAGGCCCGAACGGCCCCGAGCTGCGCCGCCTGTCGTACGGCGATGTGTACCACCAGAACGAGGTCGAGCAGTCGACCTACAACTTCGAGCACGCGAACGTCGACCTGCTGTTCACGTTCTTCAACAGCTACGAAGCGGAAGCGAAGAAGATGATCGACGCGCAGCTCGCGCTGCCCGCATACGAGCTCGTGCTGAAGGCCGGCCATACGTTCAACCTGCTCGACGCGCGCGGCGCGATCTCGGTCACCGAACGTGCGGCGTACATCGGTCGCATTCGCGCGCTGTCGCGTCTCGTCGCGCAGGCTTACTACGACTCGCGCGAGAAGCTCGGCTTCCCGATGCTCGGCAATCCGCCGGGCGTGCCGGGCCTCACCACCGACGCCCAGGACGCCGCGCAGCCGGCATGGGCGCCGCCGCTGAAGGTCGAACGCAAGATCGATCAGGACTGA